The Methanothrix sp. genomic sequence CGGGTATCAGAAGGAGCGGGTGATGGACTACTTCGAGGATGGCGTGAAGTTCGGCGCCCGCATAACATACGTCTTCCAGGAGGAGCGTCTTGGCACAGCACACGCGCTCCGCAGGGCCCAGGAGCACATCGATGATCAGTTTCTGGTCGTGAATGGCGACAACATCCTGGACAGCAGGGCGGTAAGGGATCTTTTAAGCGCGGATGGCGATTACGTCATCCTCGGCGCGCTCAGGGAGCATGCGGGGGATTACGGGGTTCTTGTTGTAGATGGAGATGCGGTAAAGCAGATACACGAGAAGCCGGGGAGGGCCTGCGCGGGGATCGTGAACACTGGCGCGTACAAGATGATGCCCGATATCTTCGAGGAGATACCGAAGACGCCCATATCAGAGCGCGGGGGTTATGAGATCACCCGGACACTGAGCCAGATGATTGAGAGGGGTGTGAGGATCAGGGCTGTCGTCACGAAGGGCATCTGGGGAGATGCGGTCTTCGCCTGGGATCTGCTAGCTGCAAACAGCATCGCAGCTGGCCTGACAAAAACAGAGGTCCAGGGTGAGATCGAGGATGGCGTGGTAATCCGTGGGCAGGTCTCGCTCGGAAGGGGCAGCCTGATCAGATCCGGCTCATACATAATAGGGCCTGTTCTCATAGGAGAGGGATGCGACATAGGCCCGAATGTCACGATCCTCCCCTCAACGACCATCGGGGACTCGGTACGTGTGGGTTCGTTCACAGAGATCAGGAACAGCATCCTGA encodes the following:
- a CDS encoding sugar phosphate nucleotidyltransferase is translated as MLAAGEGHRCRPLTQTRPKVMLPLANMPFMEHVVRALVDNGIDEIVAVVGYQKERVMDYFEDGVKFGARITYVFQEERLGTAHALRRAQEHIDDQFLVVNGDNILDSRAVRDLLSADGDYVILGALREHAGDYGVLVVDGDAVKQIHEKPGRACAGIVNTGAYKMMPDIFEEIPKTPISERGGYEITRTLSQMIERGVRIRAVVTKGIWGDAVFAWDLLAANSIAAGLTKTEVQGEIEDGVVIRGQVSLGRGSLIRSGSYIIGPVLIGEGCDIGPNVTILPSTTIGDSVRVGSFTEIRNSILMRGSRIGSMSVISDSVIGEDCCLGDMCLIEAGSSLAEVEGEFYRAEFGAVLGDSVVAGSRVLMLPCSIVGSSAKIGAGVTIRGSVERGSRVV